ttttctttgaattttcctTGAAAATTATTTGTGGGGTTTGGTCCATCTTGCTGAAGTTAAACACACTCTAGTTATACAACTTGGGATAGAGACTGGAATCTTCTCTTTGAAGTAAAGTCTAActtcctctctctctacccACCTAGCTTCATTTATGAGGAAAAATGGCAACAAAGCTAAGAATCCCAACTTTCCCAGTCTCTTTCCAAGAAATCTTAACCCTTGGATGTCGATAAAAATCAAGTTTGTGAAATCCAGTAAACTAATATGATATCACAGTTACCATGGTCATGGttgaaaaagtaaatttgtaACAAAAGAAACATGTGCCAACTACGGCTTCTTAATTGGACGGCACTGCTTAGCCTTTAAAAGCAACTTCATTTATTGTCATCAACAATTTCATATTATAAAGTTCAATGATCATTAtaaatcttatttttttaggaTTCCAATTTTCGTTTGGGGATTTAATGATCACTTACCAACAGTAAGATGGACTCCTTGGGCATCTTTTAGGTATTTCCATATGGTTGGTCGGGTATGGTTTTCAGCGAAGCAAGCTTTCTGTGATCATACAAGATTCTCGAAGCTCTTGATGTTGGCCCAATTGTTTTATTATAGCTGATATTATTTAATTGCAGCCCTGATACataatttatgtttttatgattGCAACTGCTCCACTGcctttttagttttatatgCACATATCTTTACTTTGCATTTTCTTATCCGTTTAATCCTTACAAggctttgttttcttcaaatttcagGTGGTTGAGCTCTGGTCGCCAATTTGATCAATACCCATATTGAAATCATGGTGGAGAATGGTGGCAATGAGGTTTTGACCGGTACCCGGTCAGCTGAAGAATGGTTATCACATGCACGGGAGCTTGTTCCATTGGCACTGAATAAGGCAAGAGAGGTTAAGGGATTTCCAGGTCGGTGGAAGATGATCATTTCAAAGTTGGAGCAGATCCCGTCACGTTTATCTGACCTGTCTAGCCATCCATGCTTTTCCAAGAATGCTCTTTGTAAGGAGCAATTGCAGTCAGTATCTAAGACACTGAAGGAGGCTATTGAATTGGCTGAGTTTTGTGTAGGGGAGAAACATGAAGGAAAACTTCGGATGCAGAGTAATCTTGATGCGTTGTCTGGGaaattggatttgaatttgcGAGATTGTGGGCTTTTGATCAAGACCGGGGTGCTTGGTGAGGCTACGTTGCCTTTAGCTATGGCTGGTTCTTCAACTGAACCCGAGGCTGCTGCTCATGGTAACATAAGGGAACTGCTTGCACGGCTTCAGATTGGGCACTTGGAGGCAAAACATAAAGCTCTTGACAGTCTTGTTGAGGGCATGAAAGAGGATGAAAAGAATGTATTGTCAGTTATGGGTCGTAGCAATATTGCTGCTTTAGTCCAATTGCTCACTGCAACATCTCCTCGTATCCGTGAGAAGACTGTAACTGTAATCTGCTCGCTTGCTGAATCTGGAAGTTGCGAAAATTGGCTTGTTTCTGAAGGGGTTTTGCCACCTCTAATAAGGCTTGTTGAGTCTGGCAGTGCAGTGGGTAAAGAGAAGGCTACAATTTCACTTCAAAGATTGTCAATGTCCGAAGAAGCAGCCCGTGCAATTGTTGGGCATGGTGGGGTTAGGCCACTGATTGAGATATGTCAGACTGGTGATTCTGTTTCTCAGGCTGCTTCTGCTAGCACTTTGAAGAACATATCAGCTGTCCCAGAAGTTCGGCAAACTCTAGCTGAGGAAGGGATTGTAAAAGTTATGATTAATCTCCTTGATTGTGGAATTTTGTTGGGTTCCAAAGAATATGCAGCAGAGTGCTTGCAGAATCTCACTGCAAGCAATGACAATCTAAGGAGGTCTGTAATATCAGAAGGTGGAATTCGGAGCCTGTTGGCTTATCTTGCTGGTCCATTGCCACAAGAATCTGCAGTCGGGGCATTGAGGAATTTGGTTGGCTCAGTTTCTATGGAGGTTTTGGTTTCTCTTGGTTTCCTCCCATGTGTGGTTCATGTGCTTAAATCCGGTTCACTAGGTGCACAGCAGGCTGCTGCATCCGCAATTTGCCGGGTTTGCAGCTCAACAGAGATGAAAAAACTGATCGGTGAAGCCGGGTGCATTCCTCTCCTTGTGAAGATGCTTGAAGCTAAATCAAACAGTGCCAGAGAGGTTGCTGCACAGGCAATTTCAAGTTTGATGACCCTTTCACACAATTGCAGAGAAGTGAAAAGGGATGACAAATGTGTACCAAATCTGGTCCAACTGCTTGATCCCAGTCCACAAAACACGGCGAAAAAGTACGCAGTTTGTTGCCTTGGATTGCTCTGCTCAAGCAAGAAATGTAAGAAGCTGATGGTCTCATATGGAGCAATAGGGTACCTCAAGAAGCTCACAGAGATGGACATTCCCGGAGCCAAGAAGCTACTTGAGAGATTGGAGAGAGGGAAGCTGAGAAATTTCTTCACAAGAAAATAGAGGGAAGAAATGCAAATGTACCTCTTGTAAGCCCTTTTTAAAAGATCTTTTTCTGCATATGTAGTTGTTTCATGGTCTATATGAAACGTAGTTTATCGTATTGAACTGGAATGCGCAAGCCTGGTAATATATGTTATGTTGTCTATGTTCTATTATTTAAAGtagaaaattttatgaaaatattatctctACAAGTCTATTATGTTCTTCAAATTTGGAGCTTTCTGCCATTAATTTGTAAATGTTTCTAGGATGCCATAACAGCTTATCCCTTAAATCAAGGCTTCCCCATCTCCTCCAGttcttgaaattaattaactcCAAACAACCCAACAGCTAACTAATTATGATCTGGTGAATCATAAGATCAAATCAGATCAGATCATCAATTCCTACAATCCAAATATCCTCTGTTGTGTATCCGTGCAGATCAACAATAAGTTGAAAAGGTGATAAAAGAATATTGAATTTGTGgtataaagaaagaaaaacaattcgACTGCAAAgtaggaaggaaaaaaaaacccttgtTGCCCAAGCAAGCAGGCAGCGAATCTATAATTACGTCAATAACCCACCCTTCTTTTCCACCAACcgccctccctccctccctccccccctcctccctctctaacaaaagagaagaagaaaagaaaagaaacagagaaacaaaaagaaacagagagagaaacaaagggTATTCATTTCATTGGAACCCCAAAAATCAAGAGAGAGTGTTGAATTTGAATTAGAGGAATATTATTAGAGATGATGAATGAAAGCAAATGAAATTAAAGGTTAATTAAGATTCTACATATGAGATGATGAatcatctgatggattcatCAATCCCTCCAAATATCTAATGCACtgatcttcatcttcatctcaGTTTAAATTCAGTCGACCACACAGAGGTTCTGGTACTCTTCGTCAGCTATGGCTGCTTCCATGAGATGGCGTCGGCCAATTTCCCCACCATTGTCCAAGAAGGACTTAATCAATGTGTCGGAGATGCCAGCCAACAGTGTCACCCGTGGGTGAGGTTCTTCTATACGGGACATCCACCCCCCTAAGTCGTAAATCTGCCAAAGCAAAATGTGTGGCATCGCATCATCCCCATACCCTTGCTCCCTAAATTTGCTCCGCATTTCCTCATACGGAGTCTTGCAGGATGTGCTGCAGCCACCAAATCTTACCTGGTCTGTGAACACAAACACCTTCTTGATCATCTGCTCTGCCTTCAAGTTCTCATTCACAGCCACTTCCAGAATCAAATCACACACCACCTGAAAATCAACACCCTGGTTGTGCTTGCTGATGCATGTCCTCATCATGAACTCGTACTTGGACTTGAGATCACTGCCTTGTAAGGAATGCAGCAGCGGCCGCTCATCGGGTAATGGACTGAGACTGATCACCTTTTGTTTCCATGCCGGCTCTTCAGTTAGTTCAGACACCAAAATTCCCAAGCTCGCCGCCAATTCTATGATTGGCACGCCCATGAAATCGGTGATGTTACAAACTGCCAAGCAGTTTTTAAATTTGCCCGAACCCTCCTTCCCCTGCTTTTGCTTTAGGTACATGTCCTCCACCATTGCCTTCCACTGAAGCTCAGCTGCCTCGCTGACATCCTTATCTTTTACGTATCTTATGATATCATTTGGAAGCAGTGCATCCGGCTTTATGATGCTGCTGCCGCCTGCTTTCACCTCCTCCAAATACTTCTTAACCACACAGGGCTTCCGAATGAAATACATGCGTCGACGATGCTCGTCCAAGGGCTCCAAAAACTCCTTTCTAAGGAGTTCCCACTCTTCTGATTGATCCGACTCTGGCGAGAAAATTCTACTCCCAAGGCTTTCAAACAGCAAAACGGCGCGTCTGGTGTGGTCGTCTTCGCTGTTGTTGGGAGTGCAACAGGCTGCAGCCCCGGTAACAAAAAGAGTAGTACAACCTTCTTTATCATCAGCTTCGGATGGCGGTTTCAATTCCGATTCCATCCTTAGCCTGTGTTGCTTCAATTTGTTTGTCAATATCAGACTTCAACTGCTCCGCCAAGAGATCCATAACGCGGTCGTGTAATAACTTATAGCCCCGGTCACGGTGGAGCCTCTGCGCCGCAGTGTCTTGGCCTTGTTGTAAAAGAAGGCCGTAGAGAATCTCGACAAGGTCCCACAAACGAGCTAACGAGCCAGAGTTGGCAAAGAAGGGAACATTGCATAATAGCGTCTTGGGGTGATTGTGGTGGAGCCAAAATGCTGCCGTGTAGAAGGCCTCCGGATAATGTTTTCCGGTTTGAACAGAGGCAGAATTGAGATTAAAGATGAGTTTGAGGGTGGTTAGCGGATTGTGGGACCACGCCACAGGCAGCAGTTGCTTCAGATAGTTAATGGAGGCCTGCTTCTTCTGCAGCTTTTTCATGGTTTCTTCATACGTCACGTTTTGCACAAATACTGCAGTTTTCCTCTCTtataaatatctgaaaaacAAAGCTTACAAAATAACAATCTCCACAATAACCACTAACACACAAGTGCAGATTTTGTGGAGTTCAACTACCTTAAGCAACGGAAGCAAATTTGAACGTGGGGAACAGACTAAACCACAACTTCTACATTCTAGGACTTCAGCTTGACTTGGTCTCTACATGGCCATGTCagcattatttaattaaaaaactaattaaacttAACTAAATAACTTTTAACACCCTCCCTTAAACTGATTTTTACGAAAAACAGTTTAGGATCTCTACACCATCACATAGTCATCTTCCTGTTCAATGCACACCATCACATAATCATCTTCCTGTTCAATGCTTTGAAATGAACAAACTCCCAACATGCTTCTCAGCTTCTCAAACGCAGGTTGCTTCAAAGGCTTAGTTAAGATGTCTGCAACCTGCTCCCCACTCTTGCAATATTCAAGTACAATCTTCCCATCACTGCACAGATCACgcaaaaaatgaaaacgtACATCAATGTGTTTACTTCTCCCATGCATGACTGGATTCCTCGATAGCTTTATAGTTGATATGTTGTCGCAGTAGATGGTTGTTGGTCCCTTTTGAACATCACCAAGCacttcaaatattttcttaagccacatAGCTTGACAGGAGCTTGCAGCTGCTGCTACATATTCAGCTTCTGTTGAGGAAAGTGTCACAATTTGTTGCTTCTTTGAGGACCACGATATTGCACCAGAGTTGAGCAGAAATGTGTGACCGGAAGTGCTCTTACGATCATCTATATCACCTGCATAGTCACTATCTGTGTACCCAACAAAACCAGAACCATCTTCCCTTTTAtaaaacacaccataatcaatTGTCCCCTTTACATACCTGAGAATTCTCTTTGCTGCATTGAGATGCATTTCAGTTGGTTTTTCCATATATCGGCTCACAAGACTCACTGCATACATGATGTCAGGCCTCGTGTATGTTAAATACATGAGACTCCCAATTATCTGTTTATAGAAAGTGCTGTCAACCTCCTTTCCACCTTTGTCTTTGCATAGCTTTAAGCCGTGTTCAGCTGGAGTTCCAAATGGCTTGCAGTCATCCATCTGAAACCTGTTAAGAATGTCCTGTGCATATTTTTTCTGGTAGATGAAATTACCAGCAGTAGTTTGAATGACTTCCAATCCAAGAAAATAGTGCATTAATCCTAGATCAGTCATTTCAAACTCCATCATCATAGACTTCTTGAATTCATCAAACATTTTAGCATCACTTCCAGTGAATATCAAGTCATCAACATACAAGCATACCATGAGTATTTTACCTTCTTCCTCAGTCTTGACATAAAGTGTGTGCTCAAAAGGACATTTGTGAAATCCAAGCTTAGCAAAGTGAGCATCTATGCGACTGTACCAAGCTCGAGGTGCTTGTTTCAGTCCATAGAGTGCTTTCTTCAGTTTGAAcaccttctcttcttttccttttctctcatAACCAGGTGGTTGATCAATGTACACCTCCTCTTGCAGGTTTCCATGCAGGAATGCTGACTTTACGTCTAACTGAAAAATTTGCCAGGAATTTTGAGCTGCAAGAGAGATC
The Prunus dulcis chromosome 2, ALMONDv2, whole genome shotgun sequence DNA segment above includes these coding regions:
- the LOC117619266 gene encoding protein CELLULOSE SYNTHASE INTERACTIVE 1-like — encoded protein: MVENGGNEVLTGTRSAEEWLSHARELVPLALNKAREVKGFPGRWKMIISKLEQIPSRLSDLSSHPCFSKNALCKEQLQSVSKTLKEAIELAEFCVGEKHEGKLRMQSNLDALSGKLDLNLRDCGLLIKTGVLGEATLPLAMAGSSTEPEAAAHGNIRELLARLQIGHLEAKHKALDSLVEGMKEDEKNVLSVMGRSNIAALVQLLTATSPRIREKTVTVICSLAESGSCENWLVSEGVLPPLIRLVESGSAVGKEKATISLQRLSMSEEAARAIVGHGGVRPLIEICQTGDSVSQAASASTLKNISAVPEVRQTLAEEGIVKVMINLLDCGILLGSKEYAAECLQNLTASNDNLRRSVISEGGIRSLLAYLAGPLPQESAVGALRNLVGSVSMEVLVSLGFLPCVVHVLKSGSLGAQQAAASAICRVCSSTEMKKLIGEAGCIPLLVKMLEAKSNSAREVAAQAISSLMTLSHNCREVKRDDKCVPNLVQLLDPSPQNTAKKYAVCCLGLLCSSKKCKKLMVSYGAIGYLKKLTEMDIPGAKKLLERLERGKLRNFFTRK
- the LOC117618263 gene encoding uncharacterized protein LOC117618263, whose amino-acid sequence is MESELKPPSEADDKEGCTTLFVTGAAACCTPNNSEDDHTRRAVLLFESLGSRIFSPESDQSEEWELLRKEFLEPLDEHRRRMYFIRKPCVVKKYLEEVKAGGSSIIKPDALLPNDIIRYVKDKDVSEAAELQWKAMVEDMYLKQKQGKEGSGKFKNCLAVCNITDFMGVPIIELAASLGILVSELTEEPAWKQKVISLSPLPDERPLLHSLQGSDLKSKYEFMMRTCISKHNQGVDFQVVCDLILEVAVNENLKAEQMIKKVFVFTDQVRFGGCSTSCKTPYEEMRSKFREQGYGDDAMPHILLWQIYDLGGWMSRIEEPHPRVTLLAGISDTLIKSFLDNGGEIGRRHLMEAAIADEEYQNLCVVD